The Paraburkholderia sp. ZP32-5 genome includes a window with the following:
- a CDS encoding lysylphosphatidylglycerol synthase domain-containing protein, producing the protein MKHLGRAAALLGLVLSLWLVWRDDPRAVLGALRAAGGGLVLAALAHVLPMIANACDWRSLIRGANRPSLGKMLHLVWVRESVNCMLPVARIGGELVSFRMLKRWGVRPSTAVGSIIVDMQLTVISQLMFTMVGIGFLFAHAQSGALRLASQLAWGIVVLTPLLLLFALVQHANPFERITRGLNRMTSGKLAALVGQSAQIDQSIKLIWRRRAVVLRYLFFWQPLQCILTALEIWIALYFLGARVTFVEAIVIESLIQAISSAAFFVPGGLGVQEGAFIVIGGALGIDPATCLALAAARRIRDLLMFVPGLIAWQFSESPGSGAVAAVQGGARAELAEQRSAVGDSNRHRTGH; encoded by the coding sequence ATGAAGCATCTCGGCCGCGCGGCCGCGCTCCTCGGTCTGGTGCTTTCCTTATGGCTCGTCTGGCGCGATGACCCGCGCGCGGTACTCGGCGCATTGCGCGCGGCCGGCGGCGGCCTCGTGCTTGCCGCGCTTGCGCACGTGCTGCCGATGATCGCCAACGCCTGCGACTGGCGCTCGCTGATTCGGGGCGCGAACCGCCCGAGCCTCGGCAAGATGCTGCACCTCGTGTGGGTGCGCGAATCGGTCAACTGCATGCTGCCGGTCGCGCGGATCGGCGGCGAACTCGTGTCGTTCCGGATGCTCAAGCGCTGGGGCGTGCGGCCGTCGACGGCGGTGGGCAGCATCATCGTCGATATGCAGCTCACCGTGATCAGCCAGTTGATGTTCACGATGGTCGGCATCGGCTTTCTGTTCGCGCATGCGCAATCCGGCGCGTTGCGGCTCGCTTCCCAACTCGCGTGGGGCATCGTCGTACTGACGCCGTTGCTGCTGCTGTTCGCGCTCGTTCAGCACGCGAATCCGTTCGAGCGCATCACGCGCGGGCTCAACCGGATGACGAGCGGCAAGCTCGCCGCGCTGGTCGGCCAGTCCGCGCAGATCGATCAGTCGATCAAACTGATCTGGCGACGCCGCGCGGTCGTGTTGCGCTATCTGTTCTTCTGGCAGCCGTTGCAATGCATCCTGACGGCGCTCGAAATCTGGATTGCGCTGTACTTTCTCGGCGCGCGCGTGACGTTCGTCGAGGCGATCGTGATCGAATCGCTGATTCAGGCGATCAGCAGCGCGGCATTCTTCGTGCCGGGCGGCCTGGGGGTGCAGGAGGGCGCGTTTATCGTGATCGGTGGCGCGTTAGGGATCGATCCGGCCACCTGTCTGGCGCTCGCTGCCGCGCGGCGGATTCGCGATCTGCTGATGTTCGTGCCGGGGCTCATCGCGTGGCAGTTTTCGGAGTCACCTGGGAGCGGGGCGGTGGCCGCCGTCCAGGGCGGTGCGCGCGCTGAACTGGCCGAGCAGCGTTCGGCCGTCGGCGATTCGAACCGGCACAGGACCGGGCATTGA
- a CDS encoding response regulator, translating into MRVLLVEDDELIGSGVEAGLRQAGFTVDWAHDGYKAGLALDTTQYALLILDLGLPRVSGMELLKRLRDAGNDVPVLVLTAKGTVVDRVGGLEAGADDYLGKPFDLTELIARCRALLRRAQGRSIDLIRYRNLTVNPAAHTVEVDATHVPLTSREWAILLQLLTNPGIPQSRSRLEESLYGWQEEIESNAIEVHVSNLRKKLGASLIKTVRNIGYVMEKP; encoded by the coding sequence ATGCGTGTACTCCTCGTAGAAGACGACGAGCTCATCGGCAGCGGTGTCGAAGCGGGCCTGCGTCAGGCCGGTTTCACGGTCGACTGGGCTCATGACGGCTATAAAGCCGGCCTTGCGCTCGACACCACGCAATATGCGTTGTTGATCCTCGATCTCGGACTGCCGCGCGTCAGCGGCATGGAACTGCTCAAGCGTTTGCGCGACGCCGGCAACGACGTGCCGGTGCTCGTGCTGACCGCGAAAGGCACGGTGGTCGACCGGGTCGGCGGTCTCGAAGCGGGCGCCGACGACTATCTCGGCAAGCCCTTCGATCTGACCGAACTGATCGCGCGTTGCCGCGCGCTATTACGCCGTGCCCAAGGTCGCAGTATCGATCTGATTCGTTACCGCAATCTGACAGTGAACCCCGCCGCGCACACGGTCGAGGTGGACGCAACGCACGTGCCGCTCACGTCGCGCGAATGGGCGATCCTGCTGCAATTGCTGACGAACCCCGGCATTCCGCAATCACGCTCGCGGCTAGAGGAAAGTCTGTATGGCTGGCAGGAGGAAATCGAAAGCAATGCAATCGAAGTGCATGTATCCAATCTGCGTAAAAAGCTCGGCGCGAGCCTGATCAAGACTGTGCGCAATATCGGCTACGTGATGGAGAAACCATGA
- a CDS encoding efflux RND transporter periplasmic adaptor subunit, producing MAAAMLVCASLLYAYVYPVHADQNVNGGVNDSANAEAQPSVAVQTVPAARATIAQPVRGFGIVAASVSNVTTVNLPYVARITEMRVQAGETVRRGAPLFVVQADPAAVLGASEARSALTLAQGELARTQSLYDKGLATQSQLAGARKAADDAREALAAQTRTGIASGNKTVTAPFDGVVLQLSAAQGDQVQAGAAILQLASTNARDASDARAARANVMLGVEPADAAAIHPGDTVTLRGLSAALAKTTLEGRVVFVGAAIDPSSQLVDIGANLPLASSAFIPGTRVAADVATHPGMHWIVPRAAVLKDGDHAYVFQVTSRNTARRVAVTIAVENGARYGVDGPLDPLLGVVVSGNYELKDGIAVRAAGDAPR from the coding sequence GTGGCCGCCGCGATGCTCGTGTGCGCGTCGTTGCTGTACGCGTATGTTTATCCGGTCCACGCGGATCAAAACGTAAACGGCGGCGTCAACGACAGCGCGAACGCCGAAGCGCAACCCTCCGTCGCCGTGCAAACCGTGCCAGCAGCACGCGCAACGATCGCGCAGCCGGTGCGCGGCTTCGGTATCGTCGCGGCCTCGGTGTCGAACGTGACGACCGTCAATCTGCCCTACGTCGCGCGTATCACCGAGATGCGCGTGCAGGCCGGCGAAACCGTCAGGCGCGGCGCACCGCTGTTCGTCGTGCAGGCGGACCCCGCCGCGGTACTCGGGGCCAGCGAGGCCCGAAGCGCGCTGACGCTCGCGCAAGGCGAACTCGCCCGCACGCAATCGTTATACGACAAAGGGCTCGCCACGCAATCGCAGCTCGCCGGCGCGCGCAAGGCCGCCGACGATGCGCGTGAAGCACTCGCCGCGCAGACCCGGACCGGCATCGCAAGCGGCAACAAGACCGTCACCGCGCCGTTCGACGGTGTCGTGCTGCAACTGTCGGCGGCACAAGGCGACCAGGTGCAGGCCGGCGCGGCGATCCTGCAACTCGCGAGCACGAATGCACGCGACGCAAGCGATGCCCGCGCCGCGCGTGCGAACGTGATGCTCGGCGTCGAGCCGGCGGACGCAGCCGCGATCCATCCAGGCGACACGGTGACGCTGCGCGGCCTGTCCGCGGCCCTCGCGAAGACGACGCTCGAAGGCCGCGTCGTATTCGTGGGCGCCGCGATCGATCCGTCGTCGCAACTGGTCGACATCGGCGCGAACCTGCCGCTCGCGTCGAGCGCGTTTATTCCCGGCACGCGCGTTGCCGCCGACGTCGCGACGCACCCCGGCATGCACTGGATCGTGCCGCGCGCGGCCGTGCTGAAGGACGGCGATCACGCGTACGTATTCCAGGTCACGTCGCGCAACACCGCGCGCCGCGTCGCGGTCACGATCGCGGTCGAAAACGGCGCGCGCTACGGCGTCGACGGTCCGCTCGATCCGCTGCTCGGCGTCGTCGTCAGCGGCAACTATGAGTTGAAAGACGGCATCGCGGTGCGCGCCGCGGGAGACGCGCCACGATGA
- the hpnI gene encoding bacteriohopanetetrol glucosamine biosynthesis glycosyltransferase HpnI, whose protein sequence is MAAHVVTACQWILLAGCIGASIYALAAALAMPFFSARHKSSYHGRVSRVSRESRASSIECWSDAARGAHSAALAAAPPYARAVPFAQAGVSVLKPLCGAEPRLYENLRTFCEQRHGHFQLVLGVSSPRDPAIAVVRRLQAAYPACDIELAIDARVHGSNLKVSNLINMASRARHDVIVIADSDIAVDADYLDSVAAPLADPGVGVVTCLYVARGVGGFWPRVGALFINEWFAPSVRVAHAIGSRRFGFGATLALRRATLERIGGFSALKNCLADDYWLAEHVRALGLRTVLSRVMVATDVIEPTFGALWQRETRWLRTIRSVNPAGFASLLITFPTPWLVTSAALTVSLATRACAHTPFAAVIACGSATAICFGARLLLHLRAARRERTFWRDLPLVPLRDTLIALQWLFSAFGSHVVWRGARMQVGTPAAERGGQLDSFT, encoded by the coding sequence ATGGCGGCGCACGTCGTGACCGCATGCCAATGGATCCTGCTGGCCGGCTGTATCGGCGCGTCGATCTATGCGCTCGCCGCCGCGCTCGCGATGCCTTTTTTCAGCGCGCGCCATAAGTCCAGCTATCACGGCCGGGTCTCTCGTGTGTCCCGCGAGTCTCGCGCATCCTCAATCGAATGCTGGTCCGATGCTGCACGTGGCGCGCATTCCGCCGCGCTCGCTGCAGCGCCGCCGTATGCGCGGGCAGTTCCGTTCGCGCAGGCCGGCGTCAGCGTGCTCAAACCGCTGTGTGGTGCCGAGCCGCGTCTGTACGAAAATCTGCGTACTTTCTGTGAGCAGCGTCACGGGCATTTTCAACTGGTGCTGGGCGTGTCGTCGCCGCGCGATCCGGCGATCGCGGTGGTGCGCCGTTTGCAGGCCGCCTATCCGGCGTGCGACATCGAACTCGCGATCGATGCGCGCGTGCACGGCAGCAATCTGAAAGTCAGCAACCTGATCAACATGGCGTCGCGCGCGCGTCACGACGTGATCGTGATCGCCGATAGCGACATCGCCGTCGATGCCGATTATCTCGACAGCGTCGCCGCGCCGCTGGCGGACCCGGGCGTCGGTGTCGTCACGTGTCTGTATGTCGCGCGCGGGGTCGGCGGTTTCTGGCCGCGCGTGGGCGCGCTCTTTATCAACGAATGGTTCGCGCCGTCGGTGCGCGTCGCGCATGCGATCGGCTCGCGCCGCTTCGGCTTCGGCGCGACGCTCGCACTGCGGCGCGCGACGCTCGAACGCATCGGCGGATTCAGCGCGCTGAAGAACTGTCTCGCCGACGATTACTGGCTCGCCGAACACGTGCGCGCGCTCGGTTTGCGAACCGTGCTGTCGCGCGTGATGGTGGCCACCGACGTCATCGAGCCGACCTTCGGCGCGCTGTGGCAGCGCGAAACGCGCTGGCTGCGCACGATCCGCTCGGTCAATCCTGCCGGCTTCGCGTCGCTGCTGATCACGTTCCCGACGCCGTGGCTGGTGACGAGTGCCGCGCTGACCGTGTCGCTGGCGACGCGCGCCTGCGCGCATACGCCGTTCGCCGCGGTCATCGCGTGCGGCTCGGCGACGGCTATCTGTTTCGGCGCGCGTTTGCTGTTGCACCTGCGCGCCGCGCGCCGCGAGCGAACGTTCTGGCGCGATTTGCCGCTGGTGCCGTTGCGCGATACGCTGATCGCGCTACAGTGGCTGTTCAGCGCGTTCGGCTCACATGTGGTGTGGCGTGGCGCGCGCATGCAGGTCGGCACGCCGGCCGCCGAACGTGGCGGTCAGCTCGACAGCTTTACGTGA
- a CDS encoding ATP-binding protein encodes MMSPSIRRRLVLLVLASIAIVWGVALVTSYRQATREVGEWEEARLAELAQILALLDETNLNTLANARIDVREEEKGGEPGASNLDDDDTLPRDALFQVRTANGEVLAGSPQLRALGAWNMPLPSASGAQDVTLGGQTYHSFTLRDGTRGHSVRVFEPANTRSDLVSGVARRIARPTLIALPVLALLVWFSIGWSLAPLQVLSAAIRARDINRMEPVGIGRTPVEVRALVDAINQMLVRLRDSLERERAFTADAAHELKSPLAAIKVQAQVALAEPDIALQRLAMERVVQGVDRSARLAEQLLLLARLDQHEKAPTEPLKPAAIAKHTLLASECSARQKHISVMLIGDMLAEINAEPVLIGILIDNLLDNAIKYGRAGGVVEVAVQHADGRVQVSVRDDGPGVEAADLERLTHRFFRATGNQATGSGLGLSIVARIAEHFGASLQLGAGIGERGLAVRVSFPAYGEAR; translated from the coding sequence ATGATGAGCCCGTCGATTCGCCGGCGTCTCGTGTTGCTCGTGCTTGCGAGCATCGCGATCGTGTGGGGCGTTGCACTCGTCACCAGCTACCGCCAGGCGACACGCGAAGTCGGCGAATGGGAAGAAGCGCGGCTCGCTGAACTTGCGCAGATTCTCGCGCTGCTCGACGAGACGAATCTGAACACGCTCGCCAACGCACGCATCGACGTGCGTGAAGAAGAAAAAGGCGGCGAGCCCGGCGCGAGCAATCTCGACGACGACGATACGCTGCCGCGCGACGCGCTGTTCCAGGTGCGCACGGCGAACGGCGAGGTGCTGGCGGGCAGCCCGCAATTGCGCGCGCTCGGCGCCTGGAATATGCCGCTGCCGTCGGCGAGCGGCGCGCAGGACGTTACGCTCGGCGGCCAGACCTATCACTCGTTCACGCTGCGCGATGGCACGCGCGGTCACAGCGTGCGTGTGTTCGAACCGGCCAATACGCGCAGCGATCTGGTCAGCGGTGTCGCGCGCCGCATCGCGCGGCCAACGCTGATCGCATTGCCGGTGCTGGCGCTGCTGGTGTGGTTCAGCATCGGCTGGAGTCTCGCGCCGTTGCAGGTGCTGTCGGCCGCGATCCGCGCGCGCGACATCAACCGGATGGAGCCGGTCGGCATCGGCCGCACACCGGTCGAGGTGCGTGCGCTCGTCGATGCGATCAACCAGATGCTGGTGCGGCTGCGCGATTCGCTGGAACGCGAACGGGCGTTTACCGCCGATGCCGCGCATGAACTGAAATCGCCGCTTGCCGCGATCAAGGTGCAGGCGCAAGTCGCGCTCGCCGAGCCCGACATCGCATTGCAGCGGCTCGCGATGGAGCGCGTCGTGCAGGGCGTCGATCGCAGCGCGCGGCTCGCGGAACAGCTATTGCTGCTCGCGCGGCTCGATCAGCACGAGAAAGCGCCGACCGAACCGCTAAAGCCGGCGGCGATCGCGAAGCACACGCTGCTCGCCAGCGAGTGCAGCGCGCGGCAGAAACACATCAGCGTGATGCTGATCGGCGACATGCTCGCCGAGATCAACGCGGAGCCGGTGCTGATCGGCATCCTGATCGACAACCTGCTCGATAACGCGATCAAGTACGGGCGCGCGGGCGGGGTCGTCGAAGTCGCGGTGCAGCATGCCGATGGCCGCGTGCAGGTGAGCGTGCGCGACGATGGTCCCGGTGTTGAGGCGGCCGATCTGGAGCGGCTGACGCATCGCTTTTTTCGCGCGACCGGAAATCAGGCGACGGGCAGCGGGCTGGGCCTGTCGATCGTTGCGCGGATCGCCGAACATTTCGGCGCGAGCTTGCAGCTAGGTGCGGGGATCGGCGAACGAGGGCTCGCGGTGCGGGTGTCGTTTCCGGCTTATGGAGAGGCGCGCTAG
- a CDS encoding efflux RND transporter permease subunit gives MNFGQWMQTHRRSLLFVIALLAIAGALAAFRLPISLFPNVSFPRAVVSLDAGDRPAEQMATLVTMPVEEALRRVPNVRDVDSTTSRGAAEISLNFDWGTDMAQATLQAQSAISEILATLPPGTTMQVRRMDPTVFPVLAYSLTSTRQSLAALRDLAQFQMRPLLSSVEGVARVEVTGGAQDEFEVAIDPVRLAAYKLSLADVSKAIGASNVLMANGRIEDHDKLYLVVTNTTITQLDELRNVVVSTAGNANAAQIRLGDIATVSQGVVPQWMRVTADGEDAVLLNIYQQPGANSVAMARAIRAKLAAFQPQMPAGVHLSNWYDQSELVIASATSVRDAIMIGVVLAALTLFVFLRNWKITAIAVALVPVVMAATILLLDVFGMGFNIMTLGGMAAAVGLVIDDAIVMIEHIARRMREAGAHAFHGRVMAAALEFTRPLAGSSAATLIIFVPLAFLSGVTGTFFKALSVTMASALFISFLVTWLAVPILCDHWLTPADAEEHKDTRFAAWLKRGYAELIARVSARPPLVLIGVLPLVIVAAFAFTRVGSGFMPSMDEGGFVLDYHTQPGTSITETDRLMKQIERIIRANPNVATYSRRTGAGLGGDLNEPNKGDFFVRLKSGKREPIDTVMEEIRAQIESQVPGVSIELAQLMEDLIGDLTAVPQPVQIKIFSDDAHTLDTTARKVAARIGKIQGIVDVNDGINPAGDAIELHILPAAAAAEGMDPQAIAQAVTDMLEGNVATQFQSGPKTVGVRVRVSGARELTDTQLGQLQIRAPDGHLFALKRVAERVVVTGQPEISRSNLKRMVAVTARIDGRDLGSTIADVQKALGDANLLPNGVYYELGGLYQQQQIAFKGLLTVFGAAIALVFGLLLFLYERLRVALAVLAMPLLAAGAVFIGLWITGIELNISAMMGMTMIIGIVTEVAIFYVSELQALVRDDEMPFDDALQLAGRNRLRPIAMTTIAAILALLPLAFALGQGSAMQQPLAIAIISGLIVQLPLVLLLLPVLLKLLMRKRAV, from the coding sequence ATGAATTTCGGCCAATGGATGCAGACGCATCGCCGCTCGCTGCTGTTCGTGATCGCGCTGCTCGCGATCGCGGGCGCACTCGCCGCGTTCCGTCTGCCGATCTCGCTGTTTCCGAACGTGTCCTTTCCGCGCGCGGTGGTGTCGCTCGATGCCGGCGACCGCCCGGCCGAACAGATGGCGACGCTCGTCACGATGCCGGTGGAGGAAGCGCTGCGCCGCGTACCGAACGTGCGCGATGTCGATTCGACGACGAGCCGGGGCGCGGCGGAAATCTCGCTGAACTTCGACTGGGGCACCGACATGGCGCAGGCGACGTTGCAGGCGCAATCGGCAATTAGCGAAATTCTCGCGACGCTGCCGCCCGGCACGACGATGCAGGTGCGGCGCATGGACCCGACGGTGTTTCCGGTGCTCGCGTACAGCCTCACGTCGACGCGGCAGTCGCTTGCCGCGCTGCGCGATCTCGCGCAGTTCCAGATGCGTCCGCTGCTGTCGTCGGTCGAGGGCGTCGCGCGCGTCGAGGTGACCGGCGGCGCGCAGGACGAATTCGAAGTCGCGATCGATCCGGTGCGCCTCGCCGCGTACAAGCTGTCGCTCGCGGATGTGTCGAAAGCGATCGGCGCGAGCAACGTACTGATGGCGAACGGCCGCATCGAGGATCACGACAAGCTGTACCTCGTCGTCACCAACACGACGATCACGCAACTCGACGAACTGCGCAACGTCGTCGTGTCCACCGCCGGCAATGCCAACGCAGCGCAGATCCGTCTCGGCGACATCGCCACGGTCAGTCAGGGCGTCGTGCCGCAATGGATGCGCGTCACAGCCGATGGCGAGGACGCCGTGCTGCTGAATATCTATCAGCAGCCGGGCGCGAACAGTGTCGCGATGGCGCGGGCGATCCGCGCGAAGCTCGCCGCGTTCCAGCCGCAGATGCCCGCCGGCGTGCATCTGTCGAACTGGTACGACCAGAGCGAACTGGTGATCGCGTCGGCCACGAGCGTGCGCGACGCAATCATGATCGGCGTGGTGCTTGCCGCGCTGACGCTGTTCGTGTTTCTGCGCAACTGGAAGATCACCGCGATCGCGGTCGCGCTGGTGCCGGTCGTGATGGCCGCGACGATCCTGCTGCTCGACGTGTTCGGCATGGGCTTCAACATCATGACGCTGGGCGGCATGGCCGCGGCGGTCGGCCTCGTGATCGACGACGCGATCGTGATGATCGAGCACATCGCGCGGCGCATGCGCGAGGCCGGCGCGCACGCGTTTCACGGCCGCGTGATGGCGGCGGCGCTCGAATTCACGCGGCCGCTGGCGGGCTCTTCCGCGGCGACGCTGATCATCTTCGTGCCGCTCGCGTTTCTATCGGGTGTGACGGGCACGTTTTTCAAGGCGCTGTCGGTGACGATGGCGAGCGCGCTGTTCATTTCGTTTCTCGTTACATGGCTGGCGGTGCCGATCCTGTGCGACCACTGGTTGACGCCCGCGGATGCCGAAGAGCACAAGGACACCCGCTTCGCCGCGTGGCTCAAGCGCGGCTATGCGGAGCTGATCGCACGCGTCAGTGCACGGCCGCCGCTCGTGCTGATCGGCGTGCTGCCGCTCGTGATCGTCGCCGCGTTCGCGTTTACGCGCGTCGGCAGCGGCTTCATGCCGAGCATGGACGAAGGCGGCTTCGTGCTCGACTATCACACGCAGCCGGGCACGTCGATCACCGAAACGGACCGGCTGATGAAGCAGATCGAGCGCATCATCCGCGCGAATCCGAATGTCGCGACCTATTCGCGCCGCACCGGCGCGGGTCTCGGCGGCGATCTGAACGAGCCGAACAAGGGCGATTTCTTCGTGCGTCTGAAGTCCGGCAAGCGCGAACCGATCGACACCGTGATGGAGGAAATCCGCGCGCAGATCGAAAGCCAGGTGCCGGGTGTCAGCATCGAACTCGCGCAACTGATGGAGGACCTGATCGGCGATCTGACCGCGGTGCCGCAGCCGGTGCAGATCAAGATCTTCTCCGACGACGCGCATACGCTCGATACGACCGCGCGCAAAGTCGCCGCGCGTATCGGCAAGATTCAGGGCATCGTCGATGTGAACGACGGCATCAACCCGGCGGGCGATGCGATCGAACTGCATATCCTGCCCGCGGCCGCGGCGGCCGAAGGGATGGACCCGCAAGCGATCGCGCAGGCGGTGACCGATATGCTCGAAGGTAACGTCGCGACGCAGTTCCAGAGCGGCCCGAAAACGGTCGGCGTGCGCGTACGCGTCAGCGGCGCGCGCGAACTCACCGATACGCAACTGGGACAATTACAGATTCGCGCACCGGACGGGCATCTGTTTGCGTTGAAGCGCGTTGCCGAACGCGTGGTGGTCACTGGCCAACCCGAAATCAGCCGTTCGAATCTGAAGCGGATGGTGGCGGTGACCGCGCGCATCGATGGCCGCGATCTCGGCTCGACGATCGCCGACGTGCAGAAGGCGCTCGGCGACGCGAACCTGCTGCCGAACGGCGTCTACTACGAACTCGGCGGGCTCTATCAGCAACAGCAGATCGCGTTCAAGGGCCTGCTGACCGTGTTCGGCGCAGCGATCGCACTGGTGTTCGGCCTGCTGCTGTTTCTATACGAACGCCTGCGCGTCGCGCTCGCGGTGCTGGCGATGCCGTTGCTCGCGGCAGGCGCCGTGTTTATCGGCCTGTGGATCACCGGCATCGAGCTGAACATCTCCGCGATGATGGGCATGACGATGATCATCGGCATCGTGACCGAGGTCGCGATCTTCTACGTGTCCGAATTGCAGGCGCTGGTGCGCGACGACGAGATGCCGTTTGACGACGCGTTGCAGTTGGCTGGCCGCAACCGCCTGCGGCCGATCGCGATGACGACGATTGCCGCGATCCTCGCGCTGCTGCCACTCGCGTTCGCATTGGGGCAAGGCTCGGCGATGCAGCAGCCGCTCGCGATCGCGATCATTTCAGGGCTGATCGTGCAGTTGCCGCTGGTGCTGCTGTTGCTGCCGGTGTTGCTGAAGCTGTTGATGAGGAAGCGGGCTGTGTAG
- a CDS encoding TolC family protein, which yields MLAVLGALLLGGCATYHREPLAPQDTSTSAQSLERIRIDSSSMPLPELAAHRFDPADGLDSDEVAMLAVANNPDLKLARDDLGIARAQAYSAGLLPDPQLSVSSDYPGAVGTTRAFNYGLSIDVMAIVLRSANQQSADATVAKTDLGLLWQEWQVVAQARQLFIKTRFEADTLPLLQRQRDLARTRYERMAAARRDGNLTDDTLNAALIAYSDARKQYRDAQRAAAQTHHDLNALLGLAPDMQLQLQTQDSDTIAPLDDATLDAALAGLARRRPDLIALQAGYEAQEQKYRAAILSQFPSLSVGFVRARDTSNIYTSGFQINLSLPIFNRNRGNIAIEQATRQRLRDEYQTRLNQAYAEVARLREDSAILARQLQETEAALPHVEHAAQLAGAAYADHNLVLGAYTDAQSAALAKRIDVATLHEALAEQRVGLQALLGSAISEAPASAFSSAQTFIDIHAK from the coding sequence GTGCTCGCCGTGCTTGGCGCGCTGCTGCTGGGCGGCTGCGCGACCTACCACCGCGAACCGCTGGCGCCACAGGACACATCGACCTCCGCGCAGTCGCTCGAACGCATCCGCATCGATTCGTCGAGCATGCCGCTGCCTGAACTCGCCGCGCATCGCTTCGATCCCGCCGACGGTCTCGACAGCGACGAAGTCGCGATGCTCGCGGTCGCGAACAATCCCGATCTGAAACTCGCCCGCGACGATCTCGGCATCGCCCGCGCGCAGGCGTATTCGGCCGGCTTGCTGCCCGATCCGCAACTGAGCGTATCGAGCGACTATCCGGGCGCCGTGGGCACCACGCGCGCGTTCAATTATGGCCTGAGCATCGACGTGATGGCGATCGTGCTGCGTAGCGCGAACCAGCAGTCCGCCGACGCGACGGTCGCGAAGACCGATCTCGGCCTGCTATGGCAGGAGTGGCAGGTCGTCGCGCAGGCGCGGCAACTGTTCATCAAGACGCGCTTCGAAGCGGACACGCTGCCGTTACTGCAACGCCAGCGCGACCTCGCGCGCACGCGCTACGAACGGATGGCCGCGGCGCGCCGCGACGGCAATCTGACCGACGACACGTTGAACGCCGCGCTCATCGCATACAGCGACGCGCGAAAGCAGTATCGCGACGCGCAACGCGCGGCCGCGCAAACGCATCACGATCTGAACGCGCTGCTCGGTCTCGCGCCCGATATGCAACTGCAATTGCAGACGCAGGACAGCGATACCATCGCGCCGCTCGACGACGCCACGCTCGATGCCGCGCTTGCCGGGCTCGCGCGCCGCCGCCCGGACCTGATCGCGTTGCAGGCCGGCTACGAGGCTCAGGAGCAGAAATATCGCGCGGCGATTCTGAGCCAGTTTCCGAGCCTGTCGGTCGGCTTCGTGCGCGCGCGTGATACGTCGAACATCTACACGAGCGGCTTTCAGATCAACCTGAGTCTGCCGATCTTCAACCGCAACCGGGGCAATATCGCGATCGAACAGGCGACCCGCCAGCGGCTGCGCGACGAGTATCAGACGCGTTTGAACCAGGCGTACGCGGAGGTCGCGCGGCTACGCGAAGACAGCGCGATTCTCGCGCGCCAGTTGCAGGAAACCGAAGCCGCGCTGCCGCATGTCGAACACGCCGCGCAGCTCGCCGGCGCGGCCTACGCCGACCACAATCTCGTGCTCGGCGCGTATACCGATGCGCAAAGCGCCGCGCTTGCCAAACGCATCGACGTGGCGACGCTGCACGAAGCGCTGGCCGAACAGCGCGTCGGCTTGCAGGCGCTGCTCGGCAGCGCGATCTCCGAAGCGCCCGCTAGCGCCTTCTCTTCTGCCCAGACTTTCATCGACATCCATGCGAAATAA
- the hpnK gene encoding hopanoid biosynthesis-associated protein HpnK has product MPAASGRPTRALITTADDFGLHPRVNAAVERAHCDGVLSAASLMVGAPAASDAVARARALPQLRVGLHLVLADGAALAPRAQIAALVDANGRFGSNMVRDGVRFFFLPHVRKQLAREIRAQFDAFAATGLTLDHVNTHKHFHLHPSVLGLILEIGRDYGMKAMRLPFEANAPLWLRPWIAQVKARLDRAGVAHNDYVVGIAASGRMDEAAWLAALGDLPAGVGEIYCHPALAGDALSDGMRDYRHADELHALLSPRVAAAIQAIGARVGGFADVLA; this is encoded by the coding sequence ATGCCGGCCGCCTCAGGCCGACCGACGCGCGCACTGATTACCACCGCCGATGATTTCGGTCTGCATCCGCGCGTGAATGCCGCGGTCGAGCGCGCGCATTGCGATGGCGTGCTGAGCGCCGCGAGTCTGATGGTCGGCGCGCCGGCCGCGAGCGATGCGGTCGCGCGCGCCCGCGCGCTGCCGCAACTGCGCGTGGGCCTGCATCTGGTGTTGGCCGACGGTGCCGCGCTCGCGCCGCGCGCGCAGATTGCCGCGCTGGTCGACGCGAACGGCCGCTTCGGCAGCAACATGGTGCGCGACGGCGTGCGCTTTTTCTTCTTGCCGCATGTGCGCAAACAACTGGCGCGCGAGATTCGCGCGCAGTTCGACGCGTTTGCGGCGACCGGGCTCACGCTCGATCACGTGAATACGCACAAGCATTTTCATCTGCATCCGAGCGTGCTCGGTCTGATTCTCGAGATCGGCCGCGACTACGGGATGAAGGCGATGCGCCTGCCGTTCGAAGCGAATGCGCCGCTGTGGCTGCGGCCTTGGATCGCGCAGGTGAAGGCGCGGCTCGATCGTGCGGGCGTCGCCCATAACGACTATGTGGTCGGCATCGCGGCGAGCGGGCGGATGGACGAGGCGGCATGGCTCGCCGCGCTCGGCGATCTGCCGGCCGGTGTCGGCGAGATCTATTGCCATCCGGCGCTCGCCGGCGACGCATTGAGCGATGGCATGCGCGACTATCGCCATGCGGACGAATTGCATGCGTTGCTGTCGCCGCGGGTGGCTGCCGCGATTCAGGCGATCGGCGCGCGGGTCGGTGGGTTCGCGGACGTGCTGGCGTAA